GCGTCGAGCTGGGCCGGGGTGCTGGCCGGGTCGTCGACCCATTCGCGCAGTAGCGGCGAGCCGTTGATCAGGTCGATGGCCAGCCGCTCGAATTCGTATTCGTAGCCGAAGTCGCGCCAGATCGGGTAATCCGGGTAGAGCCGGCGGATCGCCTTGAAGGCCAGCGCCTGCAGCCGCCAGGGCTGGAAGGCGGCGTGGTCGTAACGTGGGCCTTCGCTGTGGATTTGCAGTGCCTGGCAGAGTTGACCGTGGAATTTGTGGAAAGTCGGCTCGAACCAGCATTCGCGCACCTGGCAACCGGTCAGCCAGGCCGGCGCCAGCGCCTGCATTTCGGCGAGGATGGCGCGGGCGTCGAGGTCCGGCGCGCCGAACAGGAATTCCAGCGGTCGCGTCGTGCCGCGCCCTTCCGACAGCGTCGTCCCTTCGAGCATCACCGTCCCGGCGTAGGCGCGCGCCATCCACAGGTTGGGTGCGTTCGGGCTGGGGTTGATCCAGACTCGCTCGCCCAGCGGCCAGCCGTAACCGGGGGCGGCCTCGGGTTGCCAGCCCTGCATTTCGATCACCCGGTAATCGACCGTCAGCTGCAGCTGGTCGATGAACCACTGGCCGAGTTCGCCCATGGTCAGGCCGTGGCGCATCGGCAGCGGGCCGGCGCCGACGAAGCTTTCCCAGCCGGGGCGCAGGGTCAGGCCTTCGACCGGGCGGCCGGCCGGGTTGGGGCGGTCAAGTACCCAGACGCTCTTGCCGTGGGCGGCGGCGGCTTCAAGCACGTAGCGCAGGGTGGTGATGAAGGTGTAGATGCGGCAACCAAGGTCCTGCAGGTCGACCAGCAACACGTCGAAGGTGTCGAGCATTGCCGGCGTCGGGCGGCGGACTTCGCCGTAAAGGCTGAAGATCGGGATGCCGTGCTGCGGGTCGATGAAATCGGCTGTCTCGATCATGTTGTCCTGCTTGTCGCCCTTGATCCCGTGCTGCGGGCCGAAGGCGGCGGTGAGTTGCAGGTCGGGCAGCGCGGCCAGCGCGTCGAGGCTGTGCGTCAGGTCGGCGGTGACCGAGGCGGGATGGGCGAGCAGGGCGATGCGGCGGCCGGTGAGCGGATGGCGCAGCTCGGGTTCGGCGAGCAGGCGGTCGATGCCGAAGCAGACGGGGGCGGTCATGGCTGGTGTGGATCCATCAATAGGGTGAAGGCGTCGCGGCGGTGGAAGTCCGGCCGTTCGCCGGGGTGGTGCAAGGCCCAGTAGGCGAGTTCGCCGGCCTGGTTTTCCAGCACGGCGCTGATGCTGATCTGCCAGGGGCCGGGTGGCAGCAGTTCGCCGGGCAGGGTGACCTGCAGGTGGTGCTCCGTAGCGTCGCTGTGCCAGTTCAAGGTTGGAGCGATGGCCACCGCTGGATCGGCAAGACGCTGGCGGTAGTCGGCAAAGTCGTAGACGGCCCAGGCGCCGGATGGGGAAAAATTGAATTCCCGGTAATTCGGGCAGTCGACCGTAGCGATGAACAATTCGCAGCAAGTGTGCAGCCACAGGCCGTCGCAGCGTTGTGCCGCGACTGTAGCCGGCAGCTTGAGGCCGGGCGCGGCGATCCGGTAGTCAATTTGCCAGGTATCGGCGGTAGCTTGCAGCGTCACTTCAATGCCGCCGCCGTCGGCGGCGGCGAAAGGGTGGAGAACACGATGAACGGGGTG
This genomic window from Dechloromonas sp. ZY10 contains:
- a CDS encoding DOMON-like domain-containing protein — protein: MPHPVHRVLHPFAAADGGGIEVTLQATADTWQIDYRIAAPGLKLPATVAAQRCDGLWLHTCCELFIATVDCPNYREFNFSPSGAWAVYDFADYRQRLADPAVAIAPTLNWHSDATEHHLQVTLPGELLPPGPWQISISAVLENQAGELAYWALHHPGERPDFHRRDAFTLLMDPHQP
- a CDS encoding exo-beta-N-acetylmuramidase NamZ domain-containing protein, producing MTAPVCFGIDRLLAEPELRHPLTGRRIALLAHPASVTADLTHSLDALAALPDLQLTAAFGPQHGIKGDKQDNMIETADFIDPQHGIPIFSLYGEVRRPTPAMLDTFDVLLVDLQDLGCRIYTFITTLRYVLEAAAAHGKSVWVLDRPNPAGRPVEGLTLRPGWESFVGAGPLPMRHGLTMGELGQWFIDQLQLTVDYRVIEMQGWQPEAAPGYGWPLGERVWINPSPNAPNLWMARAYAGTVMLEGTTLSEGRGTTRPLEFLFGAPDLDARAILAEMQALAPAWLTGCQVRECWFEPTFHKFHGQLCQALQIHSEGPRYDHAAFQPWRLQALAFKAIRRLYPDYPIWRDFGYEYEFERLAIDLINGSPLLREWVDDPASTPAQLDALAAADEAAWRAAREPYLRYR